From one Bacteroides fragilis NCTC 9343 genomic stretch:
- the metK gene encoding methionine adenosyltransferase, with protein sequence MGYLFTSESVSEGHPDKVADQISDAVLDKLLAYDPSSKVACETLVTTGQVVLAGEVKTGAYVDLQLIAREVIQKIGYTKGEYMFESNSCGVLSAIHEQSADINRGVEREDPMNQGAGDQGMMFGYATNETENYMPLSLDLAHRILLVLADIRREGKEMTYLRPDAKSQVTIEYDDNGTPVRIDTIVVSTQHDEFILPADNSAAAQLKADEEMLAVIRKDVIEVLMPRVIASINHPKVLALFNDHIIYHVNPTGKFVIGGPHGDTGLTGRKIIVDTYGGKGAHGGGAFSGKDPSKVDRSAAYAARHIAKNLVAAGVADEMLVQVSYAIGVARPINIYVNTYGRSNVKMSDGEIARKIDELFDLRPKAIEDRLKLRYPIYSETAAYGHMGREPQMVTKHFQSRYEGDRTMEVELFTWEKLDYVDKVKAAFGL encoded by the coding sequence ATGGGATATTTATTCACATCCGAATCGGTGTCTGAAGGACACCCCGATAAAGTGGCCGATCAAATATCGGACGCTGTGCTTGACAAACTGTTGGCTTATGATCCCAGTTCGAAAGTAGCTTGCGAAACCTTAGTAACTACCGGACAGGTGGTGCTTGCGGGAGAAGTGAAAACAGGTGCTTATGTTGATCTGCAACTGATTGCACGTGAAGTGATCCAAAAGATTGGTTACACGAAAGGCGAATACATGTTCGAAAGTAATTCGTGCGGTGTACTTTCTGCCATTCATGAACAAAGTGCGGACATTAACCGTGGTGTAGAACGCGAAGACCCGATGAACCAGGGAGCAGGCGACCAGGGTATGATGTTTGGTTATGCAACCAACGAAACAGAAAACTATATGCCGTTGTCTCTTGACCTGGCACATAGAATACTTCTTGTGTTGGCCGATATCCGCCGCGAAGGTAAAGAAATGACTTATCTTCGTCCGGATGCAAAGAGCCAGGTAACCATTGAATATGATGATAACGGTACTCCGGTACGCATTGATACGATTGTTGTTTCAACACAGCATGATGAATTTATATTACCGGCTGATAATTCTGCCGCTGCCCAACTGAAGGCTGATGAAGAGATGTTGGCAGTGATCCGGAAAGATGTGATTGAGGTGCTGATGCCTCGTGTCATTGCTTCTATTAATCATCCGAAGGTTCTTGCTTTGTTCAATGACCATATTATCTATCATGTGAATCCGACCGGTAAGTTTGTGATCGGTGGCCCTCATGGAGATACAGGACTCACCGGACGTAAGATCATTGTGGACACTTATGGTGGAAAGGGAGCTCATGGTGGCGGTGCTTTCTCCGGTAAAGATCCAAGCAAAGTAGATCGTAGTGCTGCTTATGCTGCCCGTCATATTGCTAAGAATCTTGTTGCTGCCGGTGTTGCCGACGAAATGCTGGTACAGGTTTCTTATGCTATCGGTGTGGCTCGTCCTATTAATATTTATGTAAATACATACGGACGCAGTAACGTGAAGATGAGTGATGGAGAGATCGCCAGAAAGATCGATGAACTGTTTGACCTTCGTCCGAAGGCTATTGAAGACCGCCTGAAACTGCGTTATCCGATTTATAGTGAAACTGCTGCTTACGGGCATATGGGGCGTGAACCTCAGATGGTGACTAAGCATTTTCAATCTCGTTATGAAGGCGACCGGACTATGGAAGTGGAACTGTTTACATGGGAAAAACTTGACTATGTGGACAAAGTAAAAGCCGCTTTCGGTTTGTAA
- a CDS encoding LOG family protein, with protein sequence MNQITSVCVYCASSTKIDQTYFDAAMKLGHLLANRHIRLINGAGNIGLMRSVADAVLQNGGEVTGVIPHFMVDQGWHHTGLTELIEVEGMHERKRLMAEKSDAVIALPGGCGTLEELLEIITWKQLGLYLNPIVILNTNGFFDPLLEMLENAIEGNFMRKQHGDIWHVAHTPEEAVELVYSIPVWDGSIRKFAAI encoded by the coding sequence ATGAACCAAATAACTTCCGTATGCGTATATTGCGCTTCAAGTACAAAAATAGACCAGACTTATTTTGATGCAGCCATGAAATTAGGGCATCTGTTGGCAAACCGGCATATCCGTTTGATAAATGGAGCGGGGAATATAGGATTGATGCGTTCGGTGGCTGATGCAGTATTGCAGAATGGGGGAGAAGTGACCGGAGTAATTCCTCATTTTATGGTAGACCAGGGATGGCATCACACGGGATTGACAGAGCTTATCGAGGTAGAAGGTATGCACGAGCGTAAGAGGTTGATGGCTGAAAAGAGTGATGCCGTGATTGCACTGCCCGGAGGATGCGGAACTTTGGAAGAGCTGCTTGAGATTATTACCTGGAAACAGTTGGGGTTGTATCTTAACCCGATCGTGATATTAAACACTAATGGTTTCTTTGACCCGTTGCTGGAGATGCTTGAAAATGCTATAGAAGGTAATTTCATGAGGAAACAGCATGGAGATATCTGGCATGTGGCACATACTCCGGAGGAGGCTGTAGAGTTGGTTTATTCCATACCGGTGTGGGATGGTTCTATTCGTAAGTTTGCCGCTATATGA
- a CDS encoding DUF4271 domain-containing protein — MIFVQDSLGAQEADTVQHVISAAGAPQNTLGSRVDLQAVSETVTGAEGMPIPYSPRTDDGLAMILLGCFFVSAYVLARSKKFLLQQVKDFMLHRERTSIFASSTAADMRYLLLLIVQTCVLGGVCIFNYFNDVRPALMERVSPHILLGVYVAVCLLYLLFKWILYSFLGWVFFDKSKTDIWLESYSTLIYYLGFALFPFVLFLVYFDLNVTFLVSIGCVLVIFTKILMFYKWLKLFSCNIYGVFLLILYFCALEIVPCLIVYQGMIQLNNVLIINF; from the coding sequence ATGATTTTTGTCCAGGACTCTCTTGGCGCACAGGAGGCAGATACTGTGCAGCATGTAATTAGTGCAGCCGGTGCTCCCCAGAATACGTTGGGTAGCCGGGTGGATTTACAGGCGGTAAGTGAGACCGTGACCGGGGCGGAGGGTATGCCGATTCCTTATTCTCCAAGAACTGACGATGGGTTGGCTATGATACTGTTGGGATGTTTTTTTGTTTCTGCGTATGTGTTGGCACGCAGCAAGAAGTTTCTGTTGCAACAGGTGAAAGATTTTATGTTACATCGTGAAAGAACGAGCATTTTCGCTTCTTCTACGGCGGCTGACATGCGCTATTTGCTATTACTTATCGTGCAGACCTGCGTTCTTGGAGGTGTTTGTATTTTTAACTATTTTAATGATGTCAGGCCTGCATTGATGGAGCGTGTTTCGCCGCATATACTTTTGGGAGTTTATGTGGCTGTTTGTTTACTCTATCTTTTGTTTAAATGGATTTTATATTCGTTTTTGGGATGGGTGTTTTTTGACAAAAGCAAAACCGATATATGGCTGGAGTCTTATTCTACGCTGATTTATTACCTTGGATTCGCTTTATTTCCGTTTGTTTTGTTTCTGGTCTATTTTGATTTGAATGTCACCTTTTTAGTTTCAATTGGTTGCGTTTTGGTAATTTTTACTAAAATATTGATGTTTTACAAGTGGTTAAAGCTTTTTTCCTGTAATATTTATGGGGTTTTCCTTTTAATTTTATACTTTTGTGCCCTTGAAATCGTACCTTGTCTGATAGTGTATCAAGGTATGATTCAGCTAAATAATGTTTTGATAATAAATTTTTAG
- a CDS encoding uroporphyrinogen-III synthase, translating to MKIKKVLVSQPKPASEKSPYYDIAEKYGVKIDFRPFIKVESVSAKEFRQQKVSILDHTAVIFTSRHAIDHFFHLCTELRVTIPETMKYFCVTEAVALYIQKYVQYRKRKIFFGATGKIEDLIPSIVKHKTEKYLVPMSDVHNDDVRDLLDKNNIQHTECVMYRTVSNDFMEGEEFDYDMLVFFSPAGVSSLKKNFPDFDQKDIKIGTFGSTTAQAVRDAGLRLDLEAPNVKAPSMTAALDLFIKENNKGK from the coding sequence TTGAAAATTAAGAAAGTATTAGTGTCGCAGCCAAAGCCTGCTTCAGAGAAATCTCCTTATTACGACATTGCTGAAAAGTATGGTGTAAAAATAGATTTCCGCCCCTTTATCAAGGTTGAGAGCGTCTCTGCGAAAGAATTCAGACAACAGAAAGTATCTATTTTAGATCATACGGCTGTTATATTTACATCGCGTCATGCGATTGATCATTTCTTCCATCTTTGTACGGAGTTGCGTGTGACGATCCCTGAGACGATGAAGTATTTCTGTGTAACAGAAGCTGTTGCTCTTTATATTCAGAAGTATGTGCAGTATCGTAAGCGTAAGATCTTCTTTGGTGCTACGGGCAAGATCGAGGATCTGATTCCTTCGATTGTGAAACATAAAACAGAAAAGTATCTCGTCCCGATGTCGGATGTACACAACGATGACGTGAGGGATCTGCTGGATAAAAATAACATCCAGCATACGGAATGCGTAATGTATCGCACTGTTAGCAATGACTTTATGGAGGGAGAGGAGTTTGATTATGATATGTTGGTATTCTTTAGTCCTGCCGGAGTATCTTCGCTGAAGAAGAACTTCCCTGATTTTGATCAGAAGGACATTAAGATCGGAACATTCGGATCGACTACAGCACAAGCTGTTCGTGATGCCGGACTCCGTCTTGATCTTGAAGCACCTAACGTGAAAGCTCCTTCAATGACGGCTGCCCTCGATTTGTTTATTAAGGAAAACAATAAAGGAAAATAA